A genomic segment from Bradyrhizobium sp. CB1015 encodes:
- the rplU gene encoding 50S ribosomal protein L21 — translation MFAVIKTGGKQYRVVPDDVLEVGKIEGEVGSIVQLNEVLVVGGDTPVLGVPTVAGASVAVEVLDHKRGPKVIAFKKRRRKNSRRKRGYRDEITVLRVSEILTDGAKPTKGPRPKKEKVAKEPAAEAAE, via the coding sequence ATGTTCGCAGTCATCAAAACCGGCGGCAAGCAATACCGCGTCGTGCCGGATGATGTTCTCGAAGTAGGCAAGATCGAAGGCGAAGTCGGCTCGATCGTGCAGTTGAATGAAGTTCTGGTGGTCGGCGGCGACACGCCGGTGCTGGGCGTTCCGACGGTCGCAGGTGCGTCCGTCGCGGTCGAGGTGCTCGACCACAAGCGCGGCCCGAAGGTCATCGCCTTCAAGAAGCGCCGCCGCAAGAATTCGCGCCGCAAGCGCGGCTACCGCGACGAGATCACCGTGCTGCGCGTCAGCGAGATCCTGACCGACGGCGCCAAGCCCACCAAGGGCCCGCGTCCGAAGAAGGAGAAGGTGGCGAAGGAGCCGGCAGCGGAAGCTGCCGAGTAA